Proteins encoded within one genomic window of Pedobacter africanus:
- a CDS encoding cytochrome c oxidase subunit 3, whose product MVHTLKEQDLKMDEGFNAKPKKFVIWLFVVSSTIMFGGFTSYYIVFAASKGKGHGLVLPEVFMYSTAVLILSSICLFMASRALKAGNLSAQKLLLMATFVLGCVFGYLQFDAWSALFHTGAAMVNNNAAISMIYIVSGMHLLHIFAGLCMVLNALFGAYKEMSVEKRKFRMEIASIFWHFIDILWIYLYVFLLLNS is encoded by the coding sequence ATGGTACACACATTAAAAGAACAGGATTTGAAGATGGATGAGGGCTTTAATGCGAAGCCAAAGAAATTCGTCATTTGGTTGTTTGTGGTTTCATCAACCATTATGTTTGGTGGCTTTACAAGTTATTATATAGTTTTTGCCGCATCAAAAGGTAAGGGGCATGGCTTGGTACTCCCTGAGGTATTTATGTACAGTACTGCTGTATTGATTTTAAGCAGCATCTGTCTTTTTATGGCTTCCAGAGCCTTGAAAGCAGGCAATTTGAGTGCCCAGAAATTATTGCTGATGGCAACATTTGTATTGGGCTGTGTTTTTGGTTACCTGCAGTTTGATGCCTGGAGCGCTTTGTTCCATACAGGTGCTGCCATGGTAAACAATAATGCCGCTATTTCAATGATTTATATTGTATCCGGCATGCACCTGCTGCACATCTTTGCGGGCTTATGTATGGTATTGAATGCCCTGTTTGGGGCTTATAAAGAAATGTCTGTAGAGAAGCGCAAATTCCGGATGGAAATCGCCTCTATATTTTGGCATTTTATAGATATATTATGGATATATCTGTATGTTTTTTTACTTTTGAACAGTTAG
- the cyoE gene encoding heme o synthase, protein MKHFFADFSKLIKFRLTFLVVFSASITFLIGQRAQIYRGELEGINWMNWLILVAGGFLVTSAANCFNEIIEKDLDKLMTRTKDRPMPAGRMTTGQGLVLGLIMGMLGTWLLGKLNLETGILSVFSILLYAFAYTPLKRKSPIAVFVGAIPGALPPLLGYLAAFGKATHFVPMDYTIAVILFLVQFVWQFPHFWAIAWVLDEDYSKAGFRLLPTTKRDKISAFMTFLSTLVLIPVSLLPTFYGFGGYYVGGVSLLASLVFAWLGFKLWVKMDLASARKVMFCSFFYLPLVQLVLLFDFIVK, encoded by the coding sequence TTGAAACATTTTTTTGCTGATTTCTCTAAACTCATCAAATTCAGGCTCACCTTTCTGGTGGTGTTCTCTGCTTCAATCACTTTCCTGATCGGACAGAGGGCGCAGATTTACCGCGGCGAGCTGGAGGGGATCAACTGGATGAACTGGCTGATCCTGGTTGCCGGCGGATTTTTAGTTACAAGCGCAGCAAACTGCTTTAATGAGATTATAGAAAAAGACCTGGATAAACTGATGACCCGTACCAAGGACAGGCCAATGCCTGCCGGTAGAATGACTACAGGGCAAGGACTGGTTTTGGGTCTCATCATGGGCATGCTGGGCACCTGGTTATTGGGCAAACTCAACCTGGAAACAGGAATTTTATCAGTATTCTCTATCCTTTTATACGCCTTTGCCTATACACCTTTAAAACGGAAATCGCCAATTGCGGTTTTTGTGGGAGCAATCCCTGGGGCATTGCCGCCATTGCTAGGCTATCTGGCAGCCTTTGGCAAGGCTACTCACTTTGTCCCTATGGATTATACCATAGCGGTTATTTTATTCCTGGTCCAGTTTGTATGGCAGTTTCCGCATTTCTGGGCTATTGCCTGGGTTCTGGATGAGGACTACAGTAAGGCTGGGTTCCGGCTATTGCCTACAACAAAAAGAGATAAGATAAGTGCTTTTATGACTTTCTTAAGTACACTCGTATTGATACCCGTAAGCTTATTACCAACATTTTACGGTTTTGGCGGCTATTATGTTGGAGGGGTTTCGTTGCTGGCCAGTCTGGTTTTTGCATGGCTCGGATTTAAATTATGGGTAAAAATGGACCTGGCGAGTGCAAGGAAGGTCATGTTTTGCTCCTTCTTTTACCTGCCCCTGGTGCAGTTGGTTTTATTATTCGATTTTATAGTTAAATAA
- a CDS encoding COX15/CtaA family protein: protein MVPKSETRFIRLNLITIVVTLLLILAGGIVRSTGSGMGCPDWPKCFDQYIPPTSVTQLPPDYKEKYVAERVAKNERFAKTLDKMGKGHLADSIRHDESILVPETFNAAKTWTEYINRLMGATTGFLLLGLVVFSFTYKGKAKRIIVLSLLNLVVVGFQAWLGSIVVSTNLMPWIVTVHMLLALVILGILVYTYNYAQQLHKQETVIMGKLVWLKALILLSIVLSIIQIVLGTEVREAIDAISKQMLYNGRSTWVAKVGNIFSYHRDLAMLVLILNIVVYKIVKDKFSGKATALRVGSSIGIVLIIQIVTGLLLSNLALPPYAQAMHILFSTLLFSLQYYLYLLVYGTSTYNQRD from the coding sequence ATGGTTCCTAAATCTGAAACGAGATTTATCAGGCTAAACCTTATCACTATTGTAGTTACCCTACTGCTTATTTTAGCTGGTGGGATAGTACGTAGTACGGGTTCTGGTATGGGCTGCCCGGATTGGCCTAAGTGTTTTGATCAATATATACCCCCAACTTCAGTTACACAGCTTCCTCCAGATTATAAGGAGAAATATGTAGCCGAACGTGTGGCAAAAAATGAGCGTTTTGCAAAAACACTCGATAAAATGGGCAAGGGACATCTTGCAGACAGCATCAGACATGATGAGTCTATCCTTGTTCCGGAAACTTTTAATGCGGCAAAAACCTGGACAGAGTATATCAACAGGTTAATGGGGGCAACAACCGGCTTCCTTTTACTCGGGCTTGTCGTATTTTCATTCACCTATAAAGGCAAAGCAAAAAGAATTATTGTATTGAGCCTGTTGAACCTGGTAGTGGTAGGCTTTCAGGCCTGGCTGGGTTCCATTGTGGTTTCTACCAATCTGATGCCCTGGATAGTGACGGTACATATGTTGCTGGCCCTGGTGATATTGGGGATCCTGGTATATACCTATAACTATGCACAGCAGCTGCATAAACAGGAAACTGTGATTATGGGCAAATTGGTTTGGCTTAAGGCTTTAATCTTATTGTCTATAGTGCTGAGTATTATACAAATTGTATTGGGAACAGAAGTGCGGGAAGCCATTGATGCCATTTCCAAGCAGATGCTGTACAACGGAAGGAGTACCTGGGTTGCTAAAGTCGGCAATATATTTTCTTACCACAGGGACCTGGCGATGCTGGTACTGATCCTGAACATTGTCGTTTATAAAATTGTGAAAGACAAGTTTAGTGGCAAGGCAACTGCATTAAGGGTAGGCAGTTCAATAGGTATTGTGCTGATCATTCAGATTGTTACCGGATTATTGTTATCCAACTTAGCGCTTCCGCCTTATGCCCAGGCGATGCACATTTTATTTTCAACGCTTTTATTTAGTTTACAGTATTATTTGTATTTACTGGTTTATGGAACAAGTACATACAATCAAAGAGATTAA
- a CDS encoding cytochrome c oxidase subunit I: protein MSTISLHDTHNHDSHDDHGHHKETFLTKYVFSQDHKMIAKQFLITGIIMAVIAMGLSILFRLQLAWPDKEFPLLESFLGKWAEGGRIKPDFYLALVTIHGTIMVFFVLTAGLSGTFSNLLIPLQIGARDMASPFLNMLSYWFFFMACVIMMGSFFIQTGPASAGWTVYPPLSALPTAISGSGLGMTLWLISMVLFVASSLMGGINYVSTILNMRTKGMDLWKMPLTIWAFFLTAVLGILSFPVLVAGVVLLIFDRSFGTSFYLSDIVMGTQVLPNEGGSPILWQHLFWFLGHPEVYIVIMPAMGLSSEIMSVNARKPIFGYHAMIYSLIGITILSFIVWGHHMFVTGMNPLLGGVFMITTLIIAVPSAVKTFNWLATLWRGNIRFTPAMLFAIGMVSFFISGGLTGIFLGNASLDINLHDTYFVVAHFHLVMGSAAIFGMLAGVYHYFPKMFGRMMSKKLGYLHFWITFACAYLVFFPLHFLGLDGVPRRYYAFTEFEFMHKWVTVNILVTWSAIIAALAQVAFLFNFFYSIFKGKVASQNPWGANTLEWTTPVERLHGNWPGEIPTVYRWPYDYSKPGAEEDFIPQTIPFSQTMSSNMPHDFEGNSESERIQKEWEEKNPSVDASKLD, encoded by the coding sequence ATGTCAACTATATCATTACACGATACACACAACCACGATAGCCATGATGATCATGGACATCATAAAGAGACCTTCTTAACGAAGTACGTCTTTAGTCAGGATCACAAAATGATTGCGAAGCAGTTCCTGATAACAGGTATTATTATGGCTGTTATTGCGATGGGCCTGTCGATTTTGTTCCGTTTGCAGTTAGCATGGCCAGATAAGGAATTCCCTCTTTTGGAATCCTTCCTGGGCAAATGGGCTGAAGGAGGACGTATTAAGCCAGATTTTTACCTGGCGCTGGTAACCATACACGGTACCATCATGGTATTCTTTGTACTGACTGCAGGTTTGAGCGGTACTTTTAGTAACTTATTAATACCACTTCAGATTGGTGCAAGGGATATGGCCTCGCCATTCCTGAACATGCTGTCATACTGGTTCTTCTTTATGGCCTGTGTCATCATGATGGGATCATTCTTTATCCAAACAGGACCTGCGAGTGCCGGATGGACGGTTTATCCGCCATTATCAGCTTTGCCTACTGCTATCAGTGGTTCTGGTTTAGGTATGACTTTATGGTTAATCAGTATGGTACTTTTTGTGGCCTCTTCATTAATGGGGGGTATCAACTATGTAAGTACAATTCTAAACATGCGTACAAAAGGTATGGACCTTTGGAAAATGCCTTTGACAATCTGGGCATTCTTCCTGACTGCTGTATTGGGTATCTTGTCTTTCCCGGTTCTTGTAGCCGGTGTGGTATTGCTGATCTTCGACAGAAGTTTCGGGACGAGTTTCTACCTGTCGGATATCGTTATGGGTACACAGGTATTGCCTAATGAAGGCGGATCTCCGATTCTTTGGCAGCACTTATTCTGGTTCCTTGGACACCCTGAGGTATATATCGTAATTATGCCTGCCATGGGTCTGTCATCAGAGATCATGTCTGTGAATGCAAGAAAGCCTATCTTCGGTTACCATGCGATGATTTATTCATTGATCGGTATTACAATCCTATCGTTTATCGTTTGGGGGCACCACATGTTTGTAACGGGTATGAACCCATTGCTGGGTGGTGTATTTATGATCACAACATTGATCATTGCTGTACCGTCGGCGGTTAAAACCTTCAACTGGCTGGCTACATTGTGGAGAGGTAACATCAGGTTTACTCCTGCCATGTTGTTTGCTATCGGTATGGTTTCCTTCTTTATCTCTGGTGGTTTAACAGGTATCTTCCTGGGTAACGCCTCACTGGACATCAACTTACACGATACGTATTTTGTTGTGGCCCACTTCCACCTGGTAATGGGATCTGCAGCGATCTTTGGTATGCTTGCCGGTGTTTATCATTATTTCCCTAAGATGTTTGGAAGGATGATGAGCAAAAAATTGGGCTACCTGCACTTCTGGATTACTTTTGCTTGTGCCTACCTGGTATTCTTCCCGCTGCACTTCTTAGGTCTGGACGGTGTTCCACGTCGTTACTATGCATTTACCGAGTTTGAGTTCATGCACAAATGGGTTACAGTGAACATCCTGGTTACATGGTCGGCCATTATAGCTGCCCTTGCGCAGGTTGCCTTCCTGTTTAACTTCTTCTATTCCATCTTTAAAGGTAAAGTAGCTTCGCAGAACCCTTGGGGGGCAAACACCCTGGAGTGGACTACACCTGTTGAGCGTTTACACGGTAACTGGCCTGGAGAAATCCCAACTGTTTACCGTTGGCCATATGATTACAGTAAACCTGGAGCGGAAGAGGATTTTATCCCTCAAACCATTCCTTTCTCACAAACAATGAGTTCAAATATGCCTCATGATTTTGAAGGCAACAGTGAGTCTGAGCGTATCCAAAAAGAATGGGAAGAAAAGAACCCATCTGTAGATGCGTCAAAATTAGACTAA
- a CDS encoding cytochrome c oxidase subunit II yields the protein MSLRKFISNKTIAALAVIMTAFANTSAFAQAAAAETAKKPVDMGPVYKSAIFYAMAFLLLCLFVAIIGKALRVYELTREAQDKPKGINWNTVNGVLFALFLVVGLYGVYWEYTVHGNMILPEAASEHGKKIDQMFNITLILTTIVFIVTHILLFAFSYFYRHSGKRKAYYYPHNNTIERVWTIIPALVLTVLVLMGFLTWRSIFYKIEDPNNKPISIEVTSSQFAWAIRYPGADGIVGTKNFKLINSINALGIDFKDKNTLDDQSADEMVIPVNKPVRLILTSKDVIHSFYMPHFRVQLNTVPGMTSYFEFTPTITTEEMKAKTNDPAFKYLFLCNKICGDGHYKMQKEVKVVSMAEYEAWVKQQPAYLTDDLRKEFKLPVIAAPVTAPADTAAKDTSAAKTNQLALKH from the coding sequence ATGAGTTTAAGAAAATTTATAAGTAACAAAACAATAGCGGCACTGGCAGTAATCATGACTGCATTTGCAAATACCAGCGCATTTGCACAAGCTGCAGCTGCTGAGACCGCTAAGAAGCCCGTAGATATGGGGCCGGTTTATAAATCGGCGATATTTTATGCCATGGCCTTCCTGTTGCTATGCTTGTTTGTAGCCATTATAGGAAAAGCATTAAGGGTATATGAATTGACCCGCGAGGCTCAGGACAAACCTAAAGGAATTAACTGGAATACAGTTAATGGTGTGTTATTCGCCCTGTTCCTTGTTGTAGGACTATATGGTGTATATTGGGAATATACAGTTCATGGCAACATGATCCTTCCGGAAGCAGCATCTGAGCATGGTAAAAAGATCGATCAGATGTTCAATATCACATTGATCCTTACCACTATTGTTTTTATCGTTACGCACATTCTTTTATTTGCATTTTCTTATTTCTACAGACACAGCGGAAAAAGAAAAGCTTACTATTATCCACACAACAACACTATCGAGCGTGTGTGGACCATCATTCCAGCCTTGGTTTTAACCGTATTGGTATTGATGGGCTTTCTTACCTGGAGATCAATTTTCTATAAAATTGAAGACCCTAACAACAAGCCGATCAGTATAGAAGTAACTTCGTCGCAATTTGCCTGGGCTATCCGTTATCCTGGAGCAGATGGTATTGTAGGAACGAAAAACTTCAAGCTGATCAACTCTATCAACGCGTTGGGTATCGATTTTAAAGATAAAAATACACTAGACGATCAATCTGCAGATGAAATGGTTATTCCTGTGAATAAGCCGGTTCGTTTGATCCTGACCAGTAAAGATGTAATCCACAGTTTTTATATGCCGCATTTCAGGGTTCAGTTGAATACAGTTCCTGGTATGACTTCATACTTCGAATTTACGCCAACTATCACTACTGAAGAGATGAAGGCCAAAACCAATGACCCTGCTTTCAAGTATTTGTTTTTATGTAACAAAATCTGCGGAGACGGTCACTATAAAATGCAGAAAGAAGTTAAGGTTGTTTCTATGGCCGAGTACGAGGCATGGGTGAAACAACAGCCTGCCTATTTAACTGACGATTTAAGGAAGGAATTTAAACTGCCGGTAATAGCAGCACCTGTTACTGCTCCTGCAGATACAGCAGCAAAAGATACTTCTGCAGCTAAAACAAATCAATTGGCTTTAAAACATTAA
- a CDS encoding quinol:cytochrome C oxidoreductase — MGTHNYNLTEQFEFTGKAKTLSIVAIVIGIAAIAYGFSGKELHERTFANLLLMAYYFACVCMSGAFFLAVQFVAQAGWSASILRVPQAMARTLPIAVLILLAVIGAGLYTHNLYHHWHADGLTDPNSANYDKLIDGKSSFLNVPFFMARQVIFLGVYSIFAMLLSKLSANEDLEGGLNSYRKSFKYSCIFLVIYGFTTPVFAFDTVMSLEAHWFSTMFGWYNFAAMWVTSLATIAIIIILLKKSGYMSWVNNSHLHNLGQFIFGFSIFWTYVWFAQFLLIYYANMPEETVYFYKRFEHYEFWFYLNLVLNFLAPVLLLMDRDNKRQENILLTVSIVVLCGHWVDYYQMIMPGTVAEHHAFGFIEIGIAVGFVGLFTFTVLNALSKKALIAKNHPFLQESLNHHL, encoded by the coding sequence ATGGGAACTCACAATTATAATTTAACTGAGCAGTTTGAGTTTACAGGTAAAGCTAAAACTTTAAGCATCGTAGCTATTGTAATAGGTATCGCGGCTATTGCTTATGGTTTTTCCGGAAAGGAGCTTCATGAGCGCACTTTTGCCAACCTGTTGCTGATGGCTTATTACTTCGCATGCGTATGCATGTCTGGAGCATTTTTCCTTGCTGTTCAATTTGTAGCACAGGCAGGATGGTCTGCTTCTATACTACGTGTACCACAGGCAATGGCCAGAACCCTTCCAATAGCAGTACTTATACTACTTGCAGTAATCGGAGCTGGTTTATACACGCACAATTTATATCATCACTGGCATGCAGATGGATTAACTGATCCTAATAGCGCCAACTATGATAAACTTATCGATGGTAAATCGTCATTCCTGAATGTGCCTTTCTTTATGGCGCGCCAGGTGATTTTCCTTGGAGTTTACTCGATATTCGCTATGCTTTTATCGAAGCTATCTGCCAACGAAGATCTGGAAGGTGGTTTGAATTCTTACAGAAAGAGTTTCAAATACTCATGTATCTTCCTGGTAATATACGGATTTACCACTCCGGTATTTGCTTTTGATACCGTGATGTCACTGGAAGCACACTGGTTCTCTACCATGTTCGGATGGTATAACTTTGCAGCCATGTGGGTAACCAGTCTGGCTACTATCGCTATCATCATTATCCTGCTGAAAAAATCGGGGTACATGAGCTGGGTAAACAACAGCCACCTGCATAACTTAGGGCAGTTCATCTTCGGTTTCTCCATTTTCTGGACTTACGTATGGTTTGCACAGTTCTTATTGATCTATTATGCCAACATGCCAGAGGAGACCGTATATTTTTACAAAAGGTTTGAGCACTATGAGTTCTGGTTTTACCTGAACCTTGTATTGAACTTTTTAGCCCCGGTATTGCTGTTGATGGACAGGGATAACAAAAGACAGGAAAATATTTTACTGACGGTATCAATTGTTGTTTTATGCGGTCACTGGGTAGATTATTATCAAATGATTATGCCTGGAACAGTTGCTGAGCATCATGCATTTGGCTTTATTGAGATTGGGATAGCGGTAGGTTTTGTAGGTTTGTTTACTTTTACGGTTTTAAATGCCTTAAGTAAAAAAGCATTAATAGCTAAAAACCACCCGTTTTTACAGGAGAGTCTAAACCACCATTTGTAA
- a CDS encoding c-type cytochrome, whose translation MLAMNRNKVVLASFCILASAVVFTACKDKRSTGLEYARNMYDPIAPNPDQPVSTTNELLKSFKGQTAQTPPAHTSPVGFEKYDYPNTKEGYEAAGAALVNPLEATEKNLEAGKHYFKVFCSPCHGEKGDGQGHLVKIEKISGIPSYHGDAASSRGGLMKDLTAGKIYHTIMYGLNNMGSHASQLTPDERWKVVMYVQQLQKIQ comes from the coding sequence ATGTTAGCTATGAATAGGAATAAAGTAGTTTTAGCCTCATTTTGTATTCTTGCGAGTGCTGTTGTTTTTACAGCATGTAAGGATAAAAGAAGTACGGGTTTAGAATACGCAAGAAATATGTATGATCCGATTGCTCCGAATCCAGACCAACCGGTTTCTACAACCAATGAACTTTTGAAAAGTTTTAAAGGGCAGACTGCTCAGACACCTCCGGCACATACCAGTCCGGTTGGATTTGAGAAATACGACTACCCTAATACCAAAGAAGGTTATGAGGCAGCAGGTGCGGCCTTGGTAAACCCACTTGAAGCTACCGAAAAAAACCTTGAAGCAGGTAAGCACTATTTCAAAGTATTTTGTTCTCCATGCCATGGAGAGAAAGGCGACGGACAAGGTCACCTGGTTAAAATCGAGAAAATTAGTGGAATCCCTTCCTATCATGGTGATGCAGCTTCATCCCGTGGTGGTTTAATGAAAGACCTTACGGCAGGTAAAATTTATCATACCATTATGTATGGTTTAAATAATATGGGATCACATGCATCTCAGCTAACTCCTGATGAAAGATGGAAAGTAGTGATGTATGTTCAACAATTACAAAAAATACAATAG
- a CDS encoding DUF3341 domain-containing protein yields MNNIKYILGSFGDPDEMMHGIEKLQENNIKIHDVYTPMPIHGIEAKLGVKRSRLDIAAFFFGITGTCTMLTFVYFAAAYDWPINIGGKPHFALPDFIPITFELTILFCAFGLVGSYYASTHLFPGRAPRVMDLRATDDRFIIAIDAKENTEHSKIDDLLKQAGALEVKHNERKYVSYE; encoded by the coding sequence ATGAATAATATCAAATATATTTTAGGCAGTTTTGGTGATCCTGATGAAATGATGCATGGCATCGAGAAATTGCAGGAGAACAACATTAAGATACATGATGTTTATACACCAATGCCTATTCACGGCATAGAAGCCAAATTAGGGGTTAAACGTTCACGGTTAGATATTGCTGCTTTCTTCTTTGGAATCACAGGAACCTGCACCATGCTTACGTTCGTATATTTTGCGGCAGCGTACGACTGGCCAATCAATATCGGTGGTAAGCCACACTTTGCCCTTCCGGATTTTATTCCGATTACATTTGAGCTAACCATATTGTTTTGTGCTTTTGGTTTGGTAGGCTCTTATTATGCATCAACACATTTATTCCCTGGAAGAGCACCAAGGGTGATGGACTTAAGGGCAACAGATGACAGGTTCATCATTGCAATTGATGCAAAAGAAAATACTGAGCACAGTAAGATTGATGATTTATTAAAGCAAGCAGGTGCTTTGGAAGTAAAGCATAATGAAAGGAAGTATGTTAGCTATGAATAG
- the nrfD gene encoding NrfD/PsrC family molybdoenzyme membrane anchor subunit, which produces MSGHNESILREPLITGKDITYAKITDDILMPVENKPNKAWWIGFTVALCGALLWVVAVSYTFWFGIGAWGLNKTVGWAWDITGFVWWVGIGHAGTLISAVLLLFRQNWRNSINRSAEAMTIFAVICAATYVVSHMGRPWLAYWVLPLPNQFGSLWVNFNSPLVWDMFAISTYFSVSLLFWYTGLLPDIATIRDRATGTKRKVYSILSFGWAGNVKTWQRFEAVSLILAGISTPLVLSVHTIVSMDFATSVIPGWHTTIFPPYFVAGAIFSGFAMVLTLLLVARKVLGLENYITMFHIESMNKIIILTGSIVGVAYLTEFFIAWYSGSEYEQYAFINRSTGPYWWAYWMMMTCNVISPQLLWFKKIRTSIAATWILSIVVNIGMWFERFVIIVTSLHRDYIPSSWAMFYPSWVDVSVFVGSIGLFFTLFLLFLRVLPSIAIAEVKLLLKSASEQAKLELIKEGHLDKEQVAEYVESLDKFDSVKQEDYAKI; this is translated from the coding sequence ATGTCAGGACATAACGAATCAATATTAAGAGAACCATTAATCACCGGCAAGGATATCACGTATGCAAAAATTACGGATGATATTTTAATGCCTGTTGAGAATAAGCCGAACAAGGCATGGTGGATAGGGTTTACCGTTGCACTTTGTGGTGCCTTACTTTGGGTAGTAGCTGTAAGTTACACCTTCTGGTTTGGTATCGGTGCGTGGGGATTAAATAAAACAGTTGGATGGGCATGGGATATCACCGGCTTCGTATGGTGGGTAGGTATTGGTCACGCAGGAACGTTGATCTCTGCGGTACTGTTACTCTTCCGTCAGAACTGGCGTAACTCCATTAACCGTTCGGCAGAGGCGATGACGATCTTTGCAGTTATTTGTGCGGCAACCTACGTTGTTTCTCACATGGGCCGTCCTTGGCTGGCTTACTGGGTACTTCCATTGCCAAACCAGTTCGGATCATTATGGGTTAACTTTAACTCACCGCTGGTATGGGATATGTTTGCCATCTCTACCTATTTCTCCGTATCACTATTGTTCTGGTATACAGGTTTGTTGCCTGATATCGCTACAATTCGTGACCGTGCAACCGGTACGAAAAGAAAAGTTTATTCTATCCTGTCATTCGGATGGGCTGGAAACGTAAAAACATGGCAGCGTTTTGAGGCGGTATCATTGATCCTTGCAGGTATTTCTACACCGCTGGTACTTTCGGTACACACCATTGTATCGATGGACTTTGCTACTTCGGTAATTCCTGGATGGCACACCACCATCTTCCCTCCATATTTCGTTGCAGGGGCAATCTTTTCTGGATTTGCGATGGTACTTACCTTATTGCTGGTAGCACGTAAAGTATTGGGCCTTGAAAACTATATCACCATGTTCCACATTGAGTCGATGAACAAGATCATCATCTTAACAGGATCTATTGTAGGTGTGGCTTACTTAACAGAGTTCTTCATTGCCTGGTATTCAGGTTCTGAATATGAGCAATATGCATTTATCAACCGTTCTACGGGTCCTTACTGGTGGGCATACTGGATGATGATGACTTGTAACGTAATCTCTCCACAGTTGCTGTGGTTTAAAAAGATCCGTACCAGTATCGCTGCAACCTGGATATTGTCTATCGTTGTAAACATCGGTATGTGGTTTGAGCGTTTTGTGATCATCGTAACTTCATTACACCGTGATTACATTCCTTCCAGCTGGGCGATGTTCTATCCATCCTGGGTTGATGTGAGTGTATTTGTAGGATCGATAGGCTTATTCTTTACTTTGTTCTTATTGTTCTTAAGGGTGTTGCCATCAATTGCAATTGCAGAGGTGAAACTGTTGCTGAAGAGTGCAAGTGAGCAGGCCAAACTGGAGCTAATTAAGGAAGGTCATCTGGATAAAGAACAGGTAGCAGAATACGTAGAGTCTTTAGACAAATTTGATAGTGTTAAACAAGAAGATTACGCAAAAATATAA